The proteins below come from a single Mus musculus strain C57BL/6J chromosome 5, GRCm38.p6 C57BL/6J genomic window:
- the Ephb4 gene encoding ephrin type-B receptor 4 isoform b precursor (isoform b precursor is encoded by transcript variant 2), with product MELRALLCWASLATALEETLLNTKLETADLKWVTYPQAEGQWEELSGLDEEQHSVRTYEVCDMKRPGGQAHWLRTGWVPRRGAVHVYATIRFTMMECLSLPRASRSCKETFTVFYYESEADTATAHTPAWMENPYIKVDTVAAEHLTRKRPGAEATGKVNIKTLRLGPLSKAGFYLAFQDQGACMALLSLHLFYKKCSWLITNLTYFPETVPRELVVPVAGSCVANAVPTANPSPSLYCREDGQWAEQQVTGCSCAPGYEAAESNKVCRACGQGTFKPQIGDESCLPCPANSHSNNIGSPVCLCRIGYYRARSDPRSSPCTTPPSAPRSVVHHLNGSTLRLEWSAPLESGGREDLTYAVRCRECRPGGSCLPCGGDMTFDPGPRDLVEPWVAIRGLRPDVTYTFEVAALNGVSTLATGPPPFEPVNVTTDREVPPAVSDIRVTRSSPSSLILSWAIPRAPSGAVLDYEVKYHEKGAEGPSSVRFLKTSENRAELRGLKRGASYLVQVRARSEAGYGPFGQEHHSQTQLDESESWREQLALIAGTAVVGVVLVLVVVIIAVLCLRKQSNGREVEYSDKHGQYLIGHGTKVYIDPFTYEDPNEAVREFAKEIDVSYVKIEEVIGAGEFGEVCRGRLKAPGKKESCVAIKTLKGGYTERQRREFLSEASIMGQFEHPNIIRLEGVVTNSVPVMILTEFMENGALDSFLRLNDGQFTVIQLVGMLRGIASGMRYLAEMSYVHRDLAARNILVNSNLVCKVSDFGLSRFLEENSSDPTYTSSLGGKIPIRWTAPEAIAFRKFTSASDAWSYGIVMWEVMSFGERPYWDMSNQDVINAIEQDYRLPPPPDCPTSLHQLMLDCWQKDRNARPRFPQVVSALDKMIRNPASLKIVARENGGASHPLLDQRQPHYSAFGSVGEWLRAIKMGRYEESFAAAGFGSFEVVSQISAEDLLRIGVTLAGHQKKILASVQHMKSQAKPGAPGGTGGPAQQF from the exons aGACCCTGTTGAACACAAAACTGGAAACGGCGGATCTGAAATGGGTGACTTACCCTCAGGCAGAGGGCCAG tgggaggagctaAGCGGCCTGGATGAGGAACAGCACAGCGTCCGCACCTATGAGGTGTGCGACATGAAGCGTCCAGGGGGCCAGGCTCACTGGCTGCGCACTGGCTGGGTCCCAAGGCGAGGTGCTGTCCACGTGTATGCCACGATACGCTTCACCATGATGGAATGCCTGTCCCTGCCGAGGGCCAGTCGCTCCTGCAAGGAGACATTCACTGTCTTCTATTACGAGAGCGAAGCTGATACGGCCACGGCCCATACGCCCGCCTGGATGGAGAACCCCTACATCAAG GTGGACACAGTGGCCGCAGAACATCTGACTCGGAAGCGCCCTGGAGCTGAAGCCACAGGGAAAGTTAATATCAAGACGCTGCGCCTGGGTCCTCTCAGCAAAGCTGGCTTCTACCTGGCTTTCCAGGACCAAGGAGCCTGCATGGCTCTGCTCTCCCTGCATCTCTTTTACAAGAAGTGCTCCTGGCTGATCACGAACTTGACCTACTTCCCCGAGACGGTGCCTCGGGAGCTCGTGGTGCCGGTGGCAGGTAGCTGCGTGGCCAACGCGGTCCCTACCGccaaccccagccccagcctctacTGCCGGGAAGATGGTCAATGGGCTGAGCAGCAGGTCACGGGCTGCAGCTGCGCGCCAGGGTACGAGGCTGCGGAAAGCAACAAAGTATGCAGAG CCTGTGGCCAGGGAACCTTCAAGCCCCAAATAGGAGACGAGTCCTGCCTGCCATGCCCAGCCAACAGCCACTCGAATAACATTGGGTCTCCTGTCTGCCTGTGTCGAATTGGGTATTACCGGGCCCGCTCAGACCCCCGGAGTTCACCTTGCACTA CCCCACCCTCTGCTCCAAGAAGCGTGGTTCACCATTTGAATGGTTCCACCCTGCGCCTGGAATGGAGTGCTCCCCTTGAGTCCGGAGGCCGAGAGGACCTCACTTATGCTGTACGCTGCCGAGAGTGCCGTCCTGGGGGTTCCTGCTTGCCCTGTGGGGGCGACATGACCTTCGACCCCGGTCCTCGAGACCTGGTTGAGCCCTGGGTGGCAATCCGAGGGCTGCGTCCTGATGTCACCTATACCTTTGAGGTTGCTGCTTTGAATGGTGTGTCTACCTTAGCCACTGGACCACCTCCTTTTGAGCCTGTCAATGTCACCACTGACCGTGAGG TGCCTCCTGCAGTGTCTGACATCCGAGTGACTCGGTCGTCACCCAGCAGCTTGATCCTGTCATGGGCTATCCCCAGAGCACCCAGTGGGGCCGTGCTGGACTACGAGGTCAAGTATCATGAGAAG GGCGCAGAGGGCCCCAGCAGTGTTCGTTTCCTGAAGACATCAGAAAACCGAGCTGAGCTCCGGGGGCTGAAGCGGGGAGCCAGCTATCTGGTCCAGGTACGCGCACGGTCCGAGGCTGGCTACGGTCCCTTCGGCCAGGAGCATCACAGTCAGACTCAACTGGATG AGAGCGAGAGCTGGCGGGAGCAGCTGGCCCTGATTGCAGGCACTGCGGTTGTGGGTGTGGTCCTGGTCCTGGTGGTCGTCATCATTGCAGTTCTCTGCCTCAG GAAGCAGAGCAATGGGAGGGAAGTTGAGTACTCGGATAAGCATGGGCAGTATCTCATCGGGCACG GTACCAAGGTCTACATTGATCCTTTTACTTACGAAGACCCTAATGAGGCAGTGAGGGAATTTGCCAAAGAGATCGATGTCTCCTATGTCAAGATTGAAGAGGTAATTGGTGCAG GTGAGTTCGGCGAGGTGTGCCGGGGTCGGCTGAAGGCACCAGGGAAAAAGGAGAGCTGTGTGGCCATCAAGACTCTGAAGGGTGGCTACACCGAGCGCCAGAGGCGTGAGTTCCTGAGCGAGGCCTCCATCATGGGCCAGTTCGAGCATCCCAACATCATCCGCCTCGAGGGCGTGGTCACCAACAGTGTGCCGGTTATGATCCTCACGGAATTCATGGAGAACGGAGCCCTGGACTCCTTCCTGCGG CTGAACGACGGGCAGTTCACAGTCATCCAGCTGGTGGGCATGCTGAGGGGCATCGCCTCGGGCATGCGGTACCTGGCTGAAATGAGCTATGTCCACCGAGACCTGGCTGCTCGGAACATCTTGGTCAACAGTAACCTGGTCTGCAAGGTGTCCGACTTTGGCCTCTCCAGATTCTTGGAGGAGAACTCCTCTGATCCCACCTACACAAGTTCCCTG GGAGGCAAGATTCCCATCCGATGGACCGCCCCTGAAGCCATTGCCTTCAGGAAGTTCACCTCTGCCAGTGATGCCTGGAGCTATGGGATCGTCATGTGGGAGGTCATGTCTTTTGGGGAACGGCCATACTGGGACATGAGCAACCAGGAT GTGATCAATGCCATTGAACAGGACTACcggctgcctcctcctccagacTGCCCCACCTCCCTCCACCAGCTCATGCTGGATTGTTGGCAGAAGGACCGGAATGCCCGGCCCCGCTTTCCCCAGGTGGTCAGCGCTCTGGACAAGATGATCCGGAATCCCGCTAGCCTCAAAATCGTGGCCAGGGAGAATGGCGG GGCCTCACATCCACTCTTGGACCAACGGCAGCCTCACTATTCTGCTTTCGGTTCTGTGGGCGAGTGGCTTCGAGCCATCAAGATGGGAAGATACGAGGAAAGTTTTGCAGCGGCTGGATTCGGCTCCTTTGAGGTGGTCAGTCAGATCTCTGCCGA GGACCTTCTCCGAATTGGAGTCACTCTGGCAGGACACCAGAAGAAAATCTTGGCCAGTGTGCAGCATATGAAGTCCCAAGCTAAGCCAGGAGCCCCTGGTGGGACAGGGGGACCAGCCCAGCAGTTCTGA
- the Ephb4 gene encoding ephrin type-B receptor 4 isoform a precursor (isoform a precursor is encoded by transcript variant 1) has product MELRALLCWASLATALEETLLNTKLETADLKWVTYPQAEGQWEELSGLDEEQHSVRTYEVCDMKRPGGQAHWLRTGWVPRRGAVHVYATIRFTMMECLSLPRASRSCKETFTVFYYESEADTATAHTPAWMENPYIKVDTVAAEHLTRKRPGAEATGKVNIKTLRLGPLSKAGFYLAFQDQGACMALLSLHLFYKKCSWLITNLTYFPETVPRELVVPVAGSCVANAVPTANPSPSLYCREDGQWAEQQVTGCSCAPGYEAAESNKVCRACGQGTFKPQIGDESCLPCPANSHSNNIGSPVCLCRIGYYRARSDPRSSPCTTPPSAPRSVVHHLNGSTLRLEWSAPLESGGREDLTYAVRCRECRPGGSCLPCGGDMTFDPGPRDLVEPWVAIRGLRPDVTYTFEVAALNGVSTLATGPPPFEPVNVTTDREGRIGFLSPAVPPAVSDIRVTRSSPSSLILSWAIPRAPSGAVLDYEVKYHEKGAEGPSSVRFLKTSENRAELRGLKRGASYLVQVRARSEAGYGPFGQEHHSQTQLDESESWREQLALIAGTAVVGVVLVLVVVIIAVLCLRKQSNGREVEYSDKHGQYLIGHGTKVYIDPFTYEDPNEAVREFAKEIDVSYVKIEEVIGAGEFGEVCRGRLKAPGKKESCVAIKTLKGGYTERQRREFLSEASIMGQFEHPNIIRLEGVVTNSVPVMILTEFMENGALDSFLRLNDGQFTVIQLVGMLRGIASGMRYLAEMSYVHRDLAARNILVNSNLVCKVSDFGLSRFLEENSSDPTYTSSLGGKIPIRWTAPEAIAFRKFTSASDAWSYGIVMWEVMSFGERPYWDMSNQDVINAIEQDYRLPPPPDCPTSLHQLMLDCWQKDRNARPRFPQVVSALDKMIRNPASLKIVARENGGASHPLLDQRQPHYSAFGSVGEWLRAIKMGRYEESFAAAGFGSFEVVSQISAEDLLRIGVTLAGHQKKILASVQHMKSQAKPGAPGGTGGPAQQF; this is encoded by the exons aGACCCTGTTGAACACAAAACTGGAAACGGCGGATCTGAAATGGGTGACTTACCCTCAGGCAGAGGGCCAG tgggaggagctaAGCGGCCTGGATGAGGAACAGCACAGCGTCCGCACCTATGAGGTGTGCGACATGAAGCGTCCAGGGGGCCAGGCTCACTGGCTGCGCACTGGCTGGGTCCCAAGGCGAGGTGCTGTCCACGTGTATGCCACGATACGCTTCACCATGATGGAATGCCTGTCCCTGCCGAGGGCCAGTCGCTCCTGCAAGGAGACATTCACTGTCTTCTATTACGAGAGCGAAGCTGATACGGCCACGGCCCATACGCCCGCCTGGATGGAGAACCCCTACATCAAG GTGGACACAGTGGCCGCAGAACATCTGACTCGGAAGCGCCCTGGAGCTGAAGCCACAGGGAAAGTTAATATCAAGACGCTGCGCCTGGGTCCTCTCAGCAAAGCTGGCTTCTACCTGGCTTTCCAGGACCAAGGAGCCTGCATGGCTCTGCTCTCCCTGCATCTCTTTTACAAGAAGTGCTCCTGGCTGATCACGAACTTGACCTACTTCCCCGAGACGGTGCCTCGGGAGCTCGTGGTGCCGGTGGCAGGTAGCTGCGTGGCCAACGCGGTCCCTACCGccaaccccagccccagcctctacTGCCGGGAAGATGGTCAATGGGCTGAGCAGCAGGTCACGGGCTGCAGCTGCGCGCCAGGGTACGAGGCTGCGGAAAGCAACAAAGTATGCAGAG CCTGTGGCCAGGGAACCTTCAAGCCCCAAATAGGAGACGAGTCCTGCCTGCCATGCCCAGCCAACAGCCACTCGAATAACATTGGGTCTCCTGTCTGCCTGTGTCGAATTGGGTATTACCGGGCCCGCTCAGACCCCCGGAGTTCACCTTGCACTA CCCCACCCTCTGCTCCAAGAAGCGTGGTTCACCATTTGAATGGTTCCACCCTGCGCCTGGAATGGAGTGCTCCCCTTGAGTCCGGAGGCCGAGAGGACCTCACTTATGCTGTACGCTGCCGAGAGTGCCGTCCTGGGGGTTCCTGCTTGCCCTGTGGGGGCGACATGACCTTCGACCCCGGTCCTCGAGACCTGGTTGAGCCCTGGGTGGCAATCCGAGGGCTGCGTCCTGATGTCACCTATACCTTTGAGGTTGCTGCTTTGAATGGTGTGTCTACCTTAGCCACTGGACCACCTCCTTTTGAGCCTGTCAATGTCACCACTGACCGTGAGG GGCGCATTGGGTTTCTTTCTCCTGCAGTGCCTCCTGCAGTGTCTGACATCCGAGTGACTCGGTCGTCACCCAGCAGCTTGATCCTGTCATGGGCTATCCCCAGAGCACCCAGTGGGGCCGTGCTGGACTACGAGGTCAAGTATCATGAGAAG GGCGCAGAGGGCCCCAGCAGTGTTCGTTTCCTGAAGACATCAGAAAACCGAGCTGAGCTCCGGGGGCTGAAGCGGGGAGCCAGCTATCTGGTCCAGGTACGCGCACGGTCCGAGGCTGGCTACGGTCCCTTCGGCCAGGAGCATCACAGTCAGACTCAACTGGATG AGAGCGAGAGCTGGCGGGAGCAGCTGGCCCTGATTGCAGGCACTGCGGTTGTGGGTGTGGTCCTGGTCCTGGTGGTCGTCATCATTGCAGTTCTCTGCCTCAG GAAGCAGAGCAATGGGAGGGAAGTTGAGTACTCGGATAAGCATGGGCAGTATCTCATCGGGCACG GTACCAAGGTCTACATTGATCCTTTTACTTACGAAGACCCTAATGAGGCAGTGAGGGAATTTGCCAAAGAGATCGATGTCTCCTATGTCAAGATTGAAGAGGTAATTGGTGCAG GTGAGTTCGGCGAGGTGTGCCGGGGTCGGCTGAAGGCACCAGGGAAAAAGGAGAGCTGTGTGGCCATCAAGACTCTGAAGGGTGGCTACACCGAGCGCCAGAGGCGTGAGTTCCTGAGCGAGGCCTCCATCATGGGCCAGTTCGAGCATCCCAACATCATCCGCCTCGAGGGCGTGGTCACCAACAGTGTGCCGGTTATGATCCTCACGGAATTCATGGAGAACGGAGCCCTGGACTCCTTCCTGCGG CTGAACGACGGGCAGTTCACAGTCATCCAGCTGGTGGGCATGCTGAGGGGCATCGCCTCGGGCATGCGGTACCTGGCTGAAATGAGCTATGTCCACCGAGACCTGGCTGCTCGGAACATCTTGGTCAACAGTAACCTGGTCTGCAAGGTGTCCGACTTTGGCCTCTCCAGATTCTTGGAGGAGAACTCCTCTGATCCCACCTACACAAGTTCCCTG GGAGGCAAGATTCCCATCCGATGGACCGCCCCTGAAGCCATTGCCTTCAGGAAGTTCACCTCTGCCAGTGATGCCTGGAGCTATGGGATCGTCATGTGGGAGGTCATGTCTTTTGGGGAACGGCCATACTGGGACATGAGCAACCAGGAT GTGATCAATGCCATTGAACAGGACTACcggctgcctcctcctccagacTGCCCCACCTCCCTCCACCAGCTCATGCTGGATTGTTGGCAGAAGGACCGGAATGCCCGGCCCCGCTTTCCCCAGGTGGTCAGCGCTCTGGACAAGATGATCCGGAATCCCGCTAGCCTCAAAATCGTGGCCAGGGAGAATGGCGG GGCCTCACATCCACTCTTGGACCAACGGCAGCCTCACTATTCTGCTTTCGGTTCTGTGGGCGAGTGGCTTCGAGCCATCAAGATGGGAAGATACGAGGAAAGTTTTGCAGCGGCTGGATTCGGCTCCTTTGAGGTGGTCAGTCAGATCTCTGCCGA GGACCTTCTCCGAATTGGAGTCACTCTGGCAGGACACCAGAAGAAAATCTTGGCCAGTGTGCAGCATATGAAGTCCCAAGCTAAGCCAGGAGCCCCTGGTGGGACAGGGGGACCAGCCCAGCAGTTCTGA